Below is a window of Impatiens glandulifera chromosome 2, dImpGla2.1, whole genome shotgun sequence DNA.
ACCTCGGCCATCGTCGTCTGTGGCGGTGATTTCAGAAACCCTAGCCAATCGAAATGAGATAGCTAGCTAGGTTGGTTAGTTCGTATTTCAGATAGACTCACACAAACAAATCACCCTCCTGGGCTGTCTACTCATTGTGAATCGTCTactcaaactatatatatataattaatccattttatataatattaattaaaaacaaattattacataaattaacatttaccctttttttaagttgtattttttgttaaaatccccaaaataattgtaatcacttttcaaattttaaaaataaaaaatggaagtAATCTGTATTTTGTATAAGAATAATAAAGTGTgtgaaaaattataaacaaaattaaatttggttagaaaaatattttaaataacaatttttagccttttttttttttttttattatgtgaAAACAATCTAATACCATTTAtgtttaagataattttatataaaattaaaataattattatttgcatGAATAAtcattcattataatatatatattgtatttatactctctttattttctatataaatccactaaatcattttatatttacttattaattattattgctcacattttttttattctaaaagtcagttttaataatattaaattatatattactaatatatatatatatatatattaaataaataaatatatttttaaccaatttatacattatttctcaCATTTATTCACAActtaatacaataaatatatatataatctcttcCTCTTCTATCACAGACTTtctaaatcaatttttatattttctcttgaTATTCCCTTACAAAGTCAtttttagtaattttaattatacatataattaatatatatatatatatttatatttcacaatatataaattatattttatattaaatatgagatctttataattaattaatttaaatatatatttcaaaaaaacatTAACTGTGTTTGAAATGATTTAACTagctttaaatattaattttttaattatttacattttaaaaataattatatatatttttaaaaatatataaaaaatttcatttttctattttttaaaaattttattaagtAAACTTATCAATTAAAAGAatgggaaaaaaataaaatataaatatgaaatttttataattataacaaattttaaagcatatatattaaaaaaaatacttaaatataataattttaaaaattatatgacttattatataaaaaataattatatatataaagtaataatcAACTAGTACTTCAAATGAAATGTAATGAATatcaaatcttaaaaaaattatacttattataactttctctttttatctaaaaaagaaaagaaaaaaaatattatcttcgACTTAAATAGATGGAGAAcgtttattttctattttcattcaTATATGTGTTATGTTGGATTCAATACGACCATTTCATGTGGTCAGATCGGAtttgtttcaaatttttataatcagAGGAATACTCTAAATCACTCTAAATCCTTGATGATTATGGAGTCCGTCTATTTATTGGTAGTAACTGAGATGATGTTATTagatctaaaattattttttattttttaataatgagcTTTTGAAATTCATCTTTCATTTAAAAATCtcattatatgtattttttaataatttttttcttctattttgatcatatttatAGATAGTTACttatcatttgaaaatattttttcttgcaTTATTTATCAACTTTTTGACAATGATACATTTTACAGCCGTTTAGAATTTTGGGTAGATATTCTTCCGACATATCTTCGTTGATTTACTTGACTTTGATCTCTATCTTCGTTGATTGACTTGACTTTGATCTCTATCTTCGTTGATTGACTTTGATCTCTATCTTCGTTGATTTACTTGACTTTGATTTCGCTCTTTGGGGCcacttcaaaattttaagtGATTACTagattattttcattaaaattttaatatttgtaaatatgtattatataacatctaaattttaaatttagttaatttaatttgtaaatattattttttattattttcaaattaatatttgatttgtgcttctttttatttgatttaactataattaattattcataaaaaataaaccttcaAAAATTATAACCCCAATATGTCCAAGTATTCTTACCCCCTCCTTTGTTCTTCCacaaaaaacatattaaaaaacatgtaaattGGCAAACTCATCAATTTTAAAATCCATAATTTAATCAGCTAAATCTTATATTCTTTGtcttttaagtaatttattttttaatgtcttttagaaaaaaaaataagtaaaataaaataaataatgtttcaaAGTGTCTCTCTAGCTTTGTAAGGAGAAGCATTTTATAATCTATGTATAAGAAATTTGATATCCAAATAAATGGGAAGGATAtacaaaatttgatatattttaaaattaaaccactcataaaattgattttgtttgttaatttgatgaattgttttgctcataatataaaattaaaccaCTCATAAGTTACATTGTTTGTAATTGTAATGGTAAACTATCAAATTTTCAATAGTTTTtacggaaaaaaaaaaaaaaaaaaagtgtaaattGCTTAGGTGCATCAGCAGTTGAGCACTTGTGCCTAATTCGGTTTggatctcttcttcttcttcctcggtCTGTGAATCCTCTGGCTTACATATGAAGCGAGATCTTCTAATGAATCAGGAAATGTAAATCGGTCTCTAGAAAGATCATCTGAACGACCAAGAAAATATTGTGCATTCATATTCATTGGTTGTTCTATCTATCGTATTCTGTAAGTAAGTAAAGATTTGAGTTAGAAATGGATGGATTTACTGCCGAAGATTTGTCTACAATCGGAGGAATCGCCACTGTTTCCGTCCTCCATTCCTTTATCCCAACACACTGGCTTCCTTTCTCCGTCGTAGGTCGAGCTCAGAAGTGGACTCTTTCAAGAACCCTATTAGTGAGTGAGTTCTCTTCTATTCTCTTCTCTTCTATTCCCTTTCTCATTTGTTCTTATTTACATGGATCTGTTTCATATATCATCAATTAGAATGCTTTAGTTGCCTACTGgattataaaatatcaaaggAGACTTCCTAGACTTGCTTTTATGTCCTTCCTAAACCAAAAGGAAACTTAGTTATGTAATATCTCCAGTTTCACATATTCAATTCCGATGTTAAATTTAATGTTCAATTGTTCAGAGATTGTCCTAGGGTTTGCATAATCTCTTGTTATCTGCTTCATTACGAGtcttcaattgttttttgtACTTGATTTATATATACTTGCTCATTTATAGTTGGATTTGGATCCTATATGAGATTATCTTCAACCTGCTATCATTTGTTTCCTGACATCTGGAAAGTGTGGCACCTGCCTTTTCATCAATTTTCTAAGTCCATTTTCTACTAGTAGATCATTGCTTTTCCAGTAGGTTTATTTCAGACCTCAAAGTTTTGTTGAAGAAGTAGAGATCTCTGTATAGATTTCCCATTGCTGTTCAGAACAGAATCATGATAATCTATCATTATGTAAAATGGGTATTCTATATGAGATCAATGGTTGTATATGATTTCAAATGGGACTCTTTGCTTGAAAGTTGAAAGAGACTTGTTACACACAAAGAGTAATGGGTAAAAAAGAAAGGACCTCTAACAATAGATCTGAGTAAATATCTAAAGTGAAAGAAATAAGGTTTAACTGTTGTGACCTCCAGAACCAAACAAGTTTCAATTTCTAAGATTGTACAAACTTCTACACTGCCTTTGTTTTAATTTTCTCAGAATTTTATTTATCTGATAGTGATATTTTGTTCTTTACCTGCAGCTGCATTTGGAGCAGTTTTACATGTATTGTCAACTTCACTCCTTGGCATAACAGCAATCACGATATCAAATACAATTGCTGGCGAAGAAACTGTACACCAACTTGCTTCTCTACTGCTAGTTATTCTGGGCGGTGGTTACATTGCGCTATTTCTGACTGGAAAAGGCGGAGGACACAGCCATTCGCACAACCAGCCAATGGAAAAAATGGCTGTGGCGGGTCTTGTTCTTGTTCCTGCTCTTTCTCCTTGTGCCACCACCCTTCCCGTGTTTCTTGCAGTCCGAAACTCATCTTCCATGATGGTGCTAGCTATTATCGTACTGCTTTTCAGGTGTTTCATCCTTATGCATTACAAATTGATCTTTTTGTCTCTCTATTTTTTGTAACCAGTCTGGTGTTTGTGTTTTATTGGACGTGCAGTACAATAACAGTGATGACCAGTTTGGTGGCTCTGTCGTTCTACGGGGCGAGCCAACTTAAGTTTCACTGGGTGGAGCGATACGACAAGGTTCTAGTCGGGTCTGTCCTCTGTTTGGTTGGGATTTTGACGCTCCTTTTTCACGATCACGGCCATCACGATCATGCGAGTGAGCATCgcaaaataatttctctatgaGAGCCTCGTTGTGTTTGACAAAAACTGTTATTTTCTTGGAAGTAAAAAAGAAGAGGAGAGAATGAAAGTAGATGAGTTGTTATATATTTGTGTTCTTCTTATTATTACATAAGTAGAGTGAAAAATGGACATACTAATTCTTGATCATGTGAGCTTTGTATGATTGCCTATCTAGCTAGCTAGGCTGTAATGTTGTCCATATTCTTCTTGTATTGAAGAAATATGAATGCCAGAGTTGTTGAATCACCAAATTTATTTGGagactataattatttttttttaattttctttatgttATATCTGTTGTTATGTAATGATAATTTCTGGGGATATTGATAAAAAGAACAAAGTTAAAGTAACTGGGTTGGGACTGGATCATATGCTGCCATTTATATACATGAATTCTGTACTATCAGATGAAGACCGACACATTCATGGCCAATTGTAAGTGTTTTCATGTTCAATTTTAAGTGTTTAAGGTTCCTGTGGCATTTCAGTTATAGAGTTAGAATTACCCTTATGTGATCTTTATCTTTTGAGCGTTTTGAACATTACAAATAAGAGGGTTGAAGGGatggaaaaaattaaaaatcagaaaacaaaagaaaatgttagatgccaatatctaaaataaaaaaaaaataaaaaaaaagagtaaagaaattttaattaacttttaatgtTGAGTTTTGtctaaaacaatataaaaattaagttatttaaaactttaattaatttaattattaaaataatcttttatatttaaaatgaaaatttattaaaaataaagtaataatattttaattaataaaaaaaaataatttaatgattaaaatataataagtaaaattcaaaatagatttaaaaataaaaagacttgTTAggttaagattatttaaataattaacttaattaaactttctttttatttattatgttacttaattttttattaaaatatatatattttttattttaatattatatattaatactttaaaatgattataccattatctttcaaataattaataataattaatttttaaataacccaaattatttaaaaaagaattagaaCCGAAACAAGCCCTAATTATTTTTGCCTGTTTGAAAAGTAGGGCATAGtgatatttaaaagataaaaataaaaaatagttgcaGAAATGGCCATGAAGAAGGAATGAAGGATTAGTAGAAGTACGCTGCTTAGTGGTGACGCTTTAATGGAACTTTTGGTGAAGTTGGCTCCCCAACCAATCCTCAATCGCTTCTACTCTTTCTGCTTGCTTTCTCTGCATGGAATGGAATGGGAGTATTCTGAAATCTCAATGTATACGCTTCCAATTCATTTCAACTGAGGTATATTTACTGAAAATTTGCTCTTAAGATTCAGAAACTCGCTTCTTTTCTAGATCCATCCATATACATTTTCAGTTCTGGTTTAGTTGAGTAATTGCAATCCGTATAATATAATCGATCCAAATGGGGGCTGCGCCGTCTAAAATGGAAGAAGACAAGGGTTTACAGCTCTGTCGTGAGCGGAAAAAGTTTGTCAAACAAGCACTTGATGGAAGATGTTCCTTGGCTGTTACTCATATTACATATGTTGATTCCTTAAGAGAAGTTGGAACATCTCTCAGGATGTTTATTGAAGGATCATCATCTCTCTTCACTTCTACCACCGCCACACCACAACCACTTCCATTAACCGAAACATCTCTCTCTCACTTCTCATTCTctccatctccttctccacacGACGGACCTATTCAGTATCAAGCCAACCATATGAAATCTAGGGTTCCATTCTCCAAAAAGGTCGTAGAGGTACTTCCAATGCCTGTTCTAGCTTCAGTAACATCCTCGGCCACATTTCAGAACAATAACACGCCTCATTCGACAGCGGAGAGATCTCCGGAGACTCCTCTTTGGGACTATTTTGGTCATTCTCATCCAATTGACAACCATCTTTCCTCTTATGAAGGCCTGGATGACACAACAAGACTAGGGAAAGAGGAGGGAGTTCCTGAtctggatgatgatgataatgatgaagaagaagataaacattcttcttcatttgatgaGCCAGAAGATGAATTTGATGAACCTTCTACTGAGTTCTTACATAATGGCGAAAAAAGCAACAATCTTGATATGTCACCATCTAATGCACATTTGAAAGATGATGAGAATAAAGCAGCAGAAACTACTACTCCTCATCCTCCTAAGGACTTATTTTCAAGCATGAAAGATATCGAGTATCTATTCATCAAAGCTGCTGATTCTGGTAAAGGCGTCCCAAGGATGCTCGAAGCCAATAAATTTCATTTCCGCCCTATTTTTCCCGGGAAAGATAGtaaatctctctctttctctcttttatttggattattgGACTGTTTAATATTATAGATTATCATAGTTTTTCATTCATGTTTGATAAATTGAGATGAAAATCTAGGTGGGTCTATGGCATTAATGATGGTCAAGGCTTGTTTCTCTTGTGGGAAGGATGATCCTATTCATGTTCAAGAAggtaattttgtttgtttgttaaataaCAGCCTATAAATCTAGGGTTTAGAAAGGTGTAGAGTAGAAATTAGATATGAGAAGGCGATTTCGCGAGAAAACCTTATTTTGTAATTACAATACTACCCTTTacgattttttttcttctttccaATCAGAGCCTGTTCAAAATACTGTAAATTACTTGACTTGGCATCGGACTGCTTCATCGCGTTCTTCTTCATCCCGATTTACTCATGGTACAAACTCACTGGATGAAAGGGAAGACTTCAATGACAGCCTTTTAGGTAATTGTATGATCTCTGGAAGTCATGCCTCCACCTTAGACAGACTATTTGCATGGGAGAGGAAGCTTTATGATGAAGTTAAGGTATTCACAATGAATTTCAAACTTTGATCTATAAACAGAAATtgagtgtttccaaatggggacATTATTAATTTAGAGGTTATTAAGAATGAGATCTAAAGATTTTAATGCCATCTCAATTTTTTGTTGGTTGCAGGCTAGCCAGATAATAAGAGGACAGTATGATGCAAAATGTAAACTCTTAAGAAGTTTAGAATCAACTGATGAAAGCAAAACCAAGATTGATAAAGTACGAGCAGTTGTCAAGGATCTGCACTCGAGAATTAGAGTTGCAATTCACAGAATCGACACAATATCAAAGAAAATCGAGGAATTGAGAGACAGCGAATTACAGCCACAGCTGGACGAGCTGATTGATGGGTATGCCAATTTCCAATTTCATGATATCTGTGATTTGACTGATTTTCCATTGATTGTTAGATACTCCATCTGGTTTTGAGCCTTAGGgtgcataaaattaaaaattaagtgttCAATGTTGAATAATGAATTTTAGGTGTCAGAATTATTGAAGTGTTCTGAAAAAGAAATGCTAAATAAACCAAATGgaaatatcttaaattttttattactttatatGAGTTAGATTCTTTTTCAGATCCACAGTAAGCGCAAAAGTCGTATCAGACTGTCGTAAAACCAAACCATTACAAAACAAGTCTTTATATATCATGTGACATAAGTCAATCAAAATCCATCATAAAACATCTCAAAAGGGGGAATAAGACTCAAAGCTTTAAAAGCCCTAAATTAAAGGAGTTAAGTTCAACCTGAAGCTCAACTCTCCTGGAGGATGCTTCAGGAGCATGATCGGGCTTGGTTCCCTTTCGTCGGTCGTAGTTCACGCTGCTGTAGAGTTTGTGCATCTCCTTATCCAACTTGGATTTAGATGTCTTCTAGGTCTTCACGACTGATCTCGTTCATCCTTGAGCCAATAGTCGAAATCAAAGTTCTCATCGTCACAAGTTTTCCTTCTCGAATACCACGATTCACCTGGTCTTTTGAGgttttgatataataaattgtAGAACTAAGGTCTGGAGTTTTTCTTATTCTAAGACTAGgttcataatttgattaattcagGATTGTGTATGCTCTTATTATATTACCAAGTTAAGACCGAATTTCtaagtgattttaaataatagtgttatcaaatcaacttataAGGTTCATACTTCTTTTAGCGAACTTGTTTCCCTGTTAGAAAAATACATGAACTTGTTTCCCTATAAGAAAAATACATGAACTTGTTTCCCTATAAGAAAACTACACGAACTATATGATTGATAGATTGATCAATTTCATGTTTTTGATTCTTTGAACTGTTGTTcagattaaaagaaaaatacacGAACTTATATGATTGATAGATTGATCAATTTCATGCTTTTGATTGTTTGAACTGTTGTTcagattaaaagaaaaatacacAAACTTATATGGTTGATAGATTGAttaatttcatgtttttgattgtttgaacTGTTGTTcagattaaaagaaaaatacaagAACTTATATGATTGATAGATTGATCAATTTCATGCTTTTGATTGTTTGAACTGTTGTTCAGATTAAGGCGAATGTGGGAAGTGATGTTTGAATGCCACAAGCTTCAGTTGGACGCCATATCAACCGCTTATAACAAAGGCAACCACAAATCCTCGGATTTACATAGGAATGCAATCCATCTCAAAGCTCAACTCGAGTCCCTATCTTGGAGTTTTACGAAATGGGTAAGTGCTCAGAAAACATATCTTCAAGCTTTGAACAATTGGCTTTTCAAATGCATACCTCTGCAAGAGAAATCAACAAAGAGGAGGAGAAGGAGGGAAGGCCCGCCCATCCGTAACTTTGGCCCACCAATGTACACCACTGTTGAAGTTTGGTTGGAATTAATTGGGACCTTACCTGAAAAGGCTTTACAAGATTCTATAAAAGTGTTAGCCTCTGAAATCAATCGTTTCGTTCCTCATCATGAAAAGAACCAAGACAAGGGGCGGGATGGTAATAACAGTGATACACACGAAGTGTCAGAGGATCATGTTCATGAGTTTGATCGTTTTCAACAGAGCCTGATCGGTTTTCTCAGTCAGTTGAGCGTTTTTGCGGATTCATCTGCTAACATGTTAATCAAACTCCAGAAGGACATTCAGGATTCCAAGAACAACTATAACAGAAAGATGTCGATatcatgatgatgaagaagccAGGTAAGTTATATGCGGAGTTGATGAATTAACCTGATTATAAATTGTAATTACATTAAGGTTTGATTTTTACAACTTTAAAAACAGCTTATTCCTTTTGGTagttaatgttttgttttttgaaaaagtcatttcattcttcatattttcttttatataagaaattaattctcattatatttattatgacaattatatcaat
It encodes the following:
- the LOC124926363 gene encoding uncharacterized protein LOC124926363: MDGFTAEDLSTIGGIATVSVLHSFIPTHWLPFSVVGRAQKWTLSRTLLVTAFGAVLHVLSTSLLGITAITISNTIAGEETVHQLASLLLVILGGGYIALFLTGKGGGHSHSHNQPMEKMAVAGLVLVPALSPCATTLPVFLAVRNSSSMMVLAIIVLLFSTITVMTSLVALSFYGASQLKFHWVERYDKVLVGSVLCLVGILTLLFHDHGHHDHASEHRKIISL
- the LOC124927833 gene encoding protein ROLLING AND ERECT LEAF 2 — protein: MGAAPSKMEEDKGLQLCRERKKFVKQALDGRCSLAVTHITYVDSLREVGTSLRMFIEGSSSLFTSTTATPQPLPLTETSLSHFSFSPSPSPHDGPIQYQANHMKSRVPFSKKVVEVLPMPVLASVTSSATFQNNNTPHSTAERSPETPLWDYFGHSHPIDNHLSSYEGLDDTTRLGKEEGVPDLDDDDNDEEEDKHSSSFDEPEDEFDEPSTEFLHNGEKSNNLDMSPSNAHLKDDENKAAETTTPHPPKDLFSSMKDIEYLFIKAADSGKGVPRMLEANKFHFRPIFPGKDSGSMALMMVKACFSCGKDDPIHVQEEPVQNTVNYLTWHRTASSRSSSSRFTHGTNSLDEREDFNDSLLGNCMISGSHASTLDRLFAWERKLYDEVKASQIIRGQYDAKCKLLRSLESTDESKTKIDKVRAVVKDLHSRIRVAIHRIDTISKKIEELRDSELQPQLDELIDGLRRMWEVMFECHKLQLDAISTAYNKGNHKSSDLHRNAIHLKAQLESLSWSFTKWVSAQKTYLQALNNWLFKCIPLQEKSTKRRRRREGPPIRNFGPPMYTTVEVWLELIGTLPEKALQDSIKVLASEINRFVPHHEKNQDKGRDGNNSDTHEVSEDHVHEFDRFQQSLIGFLSQLSVFADSSANMLIKLQKDIQDSKNNYNRKMSIS